Proteins from a single region of Rhizobiales bacterium GAS188:
- a CDS encoding Uncharacterized membrane protein HdeD, DUF308 family → MSINKPDIGQMRRLVTTSLHEHWVLFLVEGIILVVLGLVAIVIPPIATLAVEILLGWVFLISGIAGLITTFWMRQAPGFWWSLISAILGIAAGIVLLLWPLSGILSLTLVLIAYFVIEGVASIMFALEHKQELSGRWGWMLASGIVDLILAAIILLGLPGTAAWVLGLLVGINMVFGGSALIAMALHARDIGPRSAAPAH, encoded by the coding sequence ATGTCGATCAACAAGCCTGACATAGGGCAGATGAGGCGCTTGGTGACGACATCGCTGCATGAGCATTGGGTGCTCTTTCTGGTTGAGGGGATCATTCTCGTCGTCCTCGGTCTGGTCGCCATCGTTATTCCGCCGATCGCTACGCTCGCGGTCGAGATCCTGCTTGGCTGGGTCTTTCTGATCAGTGGAATCGCCGGCTTGATCACCACCTTCTGGATGCGGCAAGCGCCTGGTTTCTGGTGGTCGCTCATCTCGGCGATCCTTGGAATTGCGGCCGGTATCGTGCTGCTACTGTGGCCGTTGAGCGGCATCCTCTCGCTGACCTTAGTTCTCATCGCGTATTTCGTAATCGAAGGCGTTGCCTCGATCATGTTCGCGCTCGAGCATAAGCAGGAGCTATCGGGACGATGGGGTTGGATGCTGGCGAGCGGCATAGTCGACCTGATCTTGGCCGCAATCATTTTGCTAGGACTGCCCGGCACCGCAGCCTGGGTTCTTGGGTTGCTGGTCGGCATCAATATGGTGTTCGGCGGCTCGGCGTTGATCGCGATGGCGCTGCATGCTCGCGACATCGGTCCGCGTTCGGCTGCCCCGGCGCACTGA
- a CDS encoding Ti-type conjugative transfer relaxase TraA, translated as MMSRMAIAFARARYISRASGGSAVRSAAYNGRDKIEAQRTGEVFYFAHRDPPDHHEVLLPEGAPKAFLESAALWNAAEAAEKRRDAQVAREIVLALPANSELGHEDRVELTRSFALEHFVSKGLAVQFDVHAPHGAESESERANHHAHLLITTRRLDGNGFAAKKARDLDPVLRQGKGRAVVTEAEAWGATWRDHQNRYFVEHGLDIRVDAMSAVPQEHIGPVRMRAPDAEANARADEIARANAAAARDPDQVLAVMTRNSATFTERDLDRHLAKHIGEDAELREVRAKVLQHKDLLSLHDRETGEIAGRFTTRAVRAQEREALADGARVAAGAHRDIGHAAREAAPSSAALRPDQRAAFEHATGGGGLKIIEGRAGTGKSFALGAIRDAHEAAGYKVVGLAPTNAVAQDLKHDRFARSSTVHAELFRLKNGHVIWDRRTLVVLDEAAMLDAKVTGELLREAKLAGAKVVAAGDDRQLASIERGGLFTELKKAHGSVEIKQVRRQRVDWQRDAARDLSEGRFEEALRAFARNKAIIWTNRQDETHLKLVEQWTKDTATDPAASRFVFAYTNKDVDVLNRSLRQVRRERGELGADHIFTTKHGRAAFAVGDRVQFTDTLKGAGIYNGNAGVITGIERETGRISARLDAPAGREGRRVDWSASEFTGFRHGYAGTIYKGQGKTLDHTYLLHTRHWRAASSYVALTRQRESVKVFVAVETARDIRQLARQIGRSEIKSASVAYATRDELTREQITKLREKETVAMARGSVERQGERFAGVRAEPGAAREDGTSVRPAAQDTTSSSLLSPLSVETSVAKSSGEAQEPVSIRRAHEPPSVEAPRVAPAPAQAAMAPPETAASLARTAGPGVLIPAFETQGRDSQVRDSLGRGVDAKSLASVVSADVRVRREQEARAVYLETAYRDPKAATARLSDLVSRDGATSAARRLSTDLSLLGELRGREGLFAGGTARAERQAATRAAAAIGPSLTRTSEAEAQAAQGYRASVEAQLKADRTAIPNLSEQAVAALGIVAAAKTDQARADAFKALSAEPETKREIDTFRKTIEARFGEDGARALVRVAAAGKSFEHASVPKAQQAALDAATRLYAAARSAERQILRAVESQRLSARQSHGSRLKP; from the coding sequence ATGATGTCCCGGATGGCCATCGCCTTTGCCCGCGCCCGCTACATCTCGCGTGCCTCAGGTGGTAGTGCCGTGCGCTCGGCTGCCTATAACGGGCGCGACAAGATCGAGGCGCAGCGCACCGGCGAGGTGTTCTACTTTGCGCATCGCGACCCTCCGGACCACCACGAAGTGCTCTTGCCGGAGGGTGCGCCTAAGGCCTTCCTCGAGAGCGCGGCGCTGTGGAACGCGGCCGAAGCCGCCGAGAAACGCCGCGACGCGCAGGTGGCGCGCGAGATCGTGCTGGCGTTGCCGGCGAATAGCGAGCTCGGACATGAGGACCGGGTGGAGCTCACGCGGAGCTTTGCGCTCGAGCATTTTGTGTCCAAGGGGCTCGCGGTGCAGTTCGATGTGCACGCGCCGCATGGGGCGGAGAGCGAGAGCGAGCGGGCGAACCATCACGCGCATCTGTTGATCACCACGCGGCGCCTTGATGGCAATGGGTTTGCGGCGAAGAAGGCGCGCGATCTCGATCCCGTATTGCGCCAAGGCAAGGGTCGCGCCGTCGTGACAGAGGCTGAGGCGTGGGGTGCGACCTGGCGCGATCATCAGAACCGCTACTTTGTCGAGCATGGGCTCGATATCCGGGTGGATGCGATGAGCGCTGTCCCGCAGGAGCATATCGGGCCAGTGCGGATGCGGGCGCCGGACGCGGAGGCGAATGCGCGAGCAGACGAGATCGCGCGCGCGAATGCCGCGGCGGCGCGAGATCCGGATCAGGTGCTCGCCGTCATGACCCGCAACAGTGCGACCTTCACGGAACGGGATCTCGACCGGCATCTCGCCAAGCACATTGGCGAGGACGCGGAGTTGCGTGAAGTCAGGGCGAAGGTGCTTCAGCATAAGGACCTCTTGTCCCTGCACGATCGCGAGACGGGTGAGATCGCCGGGCGGTTCACGACGCGTGCCGTTCGTGCGCAGGAGAGGGAAGCGTTGGCCGATGGCGCGCGGGTCGCGGCCGGCGCGCATCGGGACATCGGGCATGCGGCGCGCGAGGCGGCTCCTTCCTCCGCGGCGCTGCGCCCGGATCAGCGCGCAGCGTTCGAGCATGCGACCGGCGGCGGCGGTCTGAAGATCATCGAGGGCCGTGCCGGCACGGGCAAGAGCTTCGCGCTTGGCGCCATCCGCGATGCGCATGAGGCGGCCGGCTACAAGGTCGTCGGCCTCGCGCCGACGAACGCTGTGGCGCAGGATCTGAAGCATGACAGGTTCGCGCGATCGTCGACGGTTCATGCGGAACTGTTCCGGTTGAAGAACGGCCATGTGATCTGGGACCGGCGGACGCTGGTGGTTCTTGACGAGGCGGCGATGCTCGACGCCAAGGTAACTGGCGAGCTGCTGCGCGAAGCAAAGCTCGCGGGCGCCAAGGTGGTGGCGGCGGGCGATGATCGGCAGCTCGCCTCGATCGAGCGCGGTGGCCTGTTCACCGAGTTGAAGAAGGCGCACGGCTCCGTCGAGATCAAGCAGGTGAGGCGCCAGCGCGTCGACTGGCAGCGCGATGCGGCGCGCGATCTGTCCGAGGGGCGGTTCGAGGAGGCGCTGCGTGCCTTCGCGCGCAACAAGGCCATCATCTGGACGAACCGGCAGGACGAGACTCACCTTAAGCTCGTCGAGCAATGGACCAAGGACACGGCGACCGATCCTGCGGCCTCGCGCTTTGTGTTCGCCTACACCAACAAGGATGTGGACGTGCTCAATCGGAGTCTGCGCCAAGTCAGGCGCGAACGCGGCGAGCTCGGCGCCGACCATATCTTCACGACCAAGCACGGGCGGGCGGCGTTCGCGGTCGGGGACCGGGTGCAGTTCACCGACACCCTGAAAGGCGCGGGGATCTACAACGGCAATGCCGGCGTGATCACCGGCATCGAGCGCGAGACGGGCCGCATCAGCGCGAGGCTCGATGCGCCGGCCGGCCGCGAGGGGCGGCGCGTCGACTGGTCCGCCTCCGAGTTCACGGGATTCCGGCACGGCTATGCGGGCACGATCTACAAGGGCCAGGGCAAGACGCTCGATCACACTTATCTGCTGCACACTCGCCATTGGCGGGCGGCCTCATCCTATGTGGCGCTGACACGCCAGCGCGAGAGCGTCAAGGTGTTCGTGGCCGTCGAGACGGCGCGCGATATCCGCCAGCTGGCGCGGCAGATCGGGCGCAGCGAGATCAAGTCCGCGTCGGTCGCCTATGCGACGCGAGACGAGCTGACGCGTGAGCAGATAACGAAGCTCCGCGAGAAGGAGACGGTCGCCATGGCGAGAGGGTCCGTGGAGCGACAGGGCGAGCGATTCGCAGGTGTCCGGGCGGAGCCCGGGGCCGCCCGTGAGGACGGAACGTCCGTCCGGCCTGCGGCGCAGGACACGACTTCGAGTTCGCTCCTGTCGCCGCTCTCGGTCGAGACATCTGTCGCGAAATCTTCTGGGGAGGCGCAGGAACCCGTTTCGATACGCAGGGCACACGAGCCGCCGAGTGTCGAAGCTCCCCGTGTGGCGCCGGCGCCCGCGCAGGCCGCGATGGCGCCTCCGGAAACCGCAGCTTCGTTGGCGCGGACGGCCGGGCCCGGTGTGCTTATCCCTGCTTTCGAGACGCAAGGCCGGGACAGCCAAGTTCGGGACAGCCTTGGGCGCGGGGTCGACGCCAAGAGCCTTGCGTCGGTGGTGTCGGCCGACGTCCGCGTGCGGCGTGAGCAGGAGGCGAGGGCGGTGTATCTCGAGACCGCCTATCGCGATCCGAAAGCCGCCACTGCGCGCCTGAGCGATCTCGTGTCGCGTGACGGCGCGACAAGCGCCGCACGCCGCCTGTCGACGGACCTGAGCCTGCTGGGCGAGCTCAGGGGCCGCGAGGGCCTGTTCGCTGGTGGGACGGCGCGAGCCGAACGCCAGGCGGCAACGCGAGCCGCCGCCGCGATCGGGCCGAGCCTCACCCGCACGTCCGAGGCCGAGGCTCAGGCGGCGCAAGGCTATCGCGCCAGCGTCGAGGCGCAGCTCAAGGCCGATCGCACCGCCATTCCGAATTTGTCGGAGCAGGCCGTCGCTGCGCTCGGCATCGTCGCAGCCGCCAAGACCGACCAGGCCCGTGCCGACGCCTTCAAAGCACTCTCCGCCGAGCCCGAGACGAAACGCGAGATCGACACGTTCCGGAAGACCATCGAAGCTCGGTTTGGCGAGGACGGCGCCCGCGCCTTGGTGCGGGTCGCCGCGGCGGGCAAATCGTTCGAGCACGCCTCCGTGCCGAAGGCGCAGCAGGCCGCGCTCGATGCGGCGACCAGGCTCTATGCGGCCGCGCGCAGCGCTGAGCGCCAGATTCTGCGTGCCGTCGAAAGCCAGCGCCTATCGGCGCGGCAGAGCCATGGGTCGAGGCTGAAGCCGTGA
- a CDS encoding ribose ABC transporter ATP-binding protein, producing the protein MNATAHRLREDPSAETTAPVVSMRSVAKNFGPTRAVDHIDLDLLPAEVHAIVGENGAGKSTLMHVLAGFFPDYDGAITVGAEEVHLATPAQARQRGVFLVHQELSLLPELTVAENILLGREPPARLPGFISRRAIEVEAGRHLRACGIDIDPAIKVERLSIAARQLVEIVKGVSASPRVLILDEPTSSLTIRDIRELFRIIQRLVARGTAVVYISHKLDEVFAIANRATVLRDGKRVETALIAEWTEARLVRAMVGRDLSALFPRTFVPPGAHRLEVTDLARRGMFEGVSFAVRAGEVVGMYGIIGAGRTKVAEALYGLAPADAGAIRVDGKPARIRSPAQALAAGIAMSPEDRHLQGLVPMLSVGENLSLSSLRQMSSLGFVLRGAERDAVARFLKQLLVRAASPSQEVSSLSGGNQQKVVIARSLMPQPKVLILDEPTRGVDVVAKAEVHATIDRLAQQGLAVLLISSELPEILGMSDRILVMRDGTIVGEVARATASEEQLVAMAAGASHG; encoded by the coding sequence ATGAACGCAACCGCACACCGTTTGCGCGAAGATCCGTCCGCGGAAACCACCGCACCGGTCGTGAGCATGCGCTCCGTAGCCAAGAACTTCGGGCCGACGCGCGCCGTCGATCATATCGACCTCGATCTCTTACCGGCGGAAGTCCATGCCATTGTCGGGGAGAATGGCGCCGGCAAGTCGACCCTGATGCACGTTCTTGCCGGTTTCTTCCCGGACTACGACGGCGCGATTACCGTCGGCGCCGAAGAAGTTCACCTTGCGACGCCCGCGCAGGCGCGCCAGCGGGGCGTCTTTCTCGTCCACCAGGAATTGAGCTTGCTCCCCGAGCTGACGGTCGCTGAGAACATCCTTCTCGGCCGCGAACCGCCGGCGCGGCTGCCCGGGTTCATCAGCCGGCGCGCGATCGAGGTCGAGGCCGGGCGGCACTTGCGCGCCTGCGGCATCGACATCGATCCGGCAATCAAGGTCGAACGGCTAAGCATTGCCGCGCGGCAGCTGGTCGAGATCGTCAAGGGGGTGTCGGCTTCGCCCCGTGTGCTCATTCTCGATGAGCCGACCTCGTCGTTGACGATCCGCGACATCCGGGAGCTCTTCCGGATCATCCAGCGCCTGGTCGCGCGGGGTACGGCGGTCGTCTACATTTCGCATAAGCTTGACGAGGTCTTCGCCATCGCTAACCGGGCGACGGTGTTGCGCGACGGCAAGCGCGTCGAGACCGCGCTGATCGCCGAGTGGACGGAGGCCCGACTGGTCCGGGCCATGGTCGGCCGTGATCTGTCGGCGCTGTTCCCGCGCACATTTGTGCCGCCTGGCGCCCATCGGCTCGAGGTGACCGATCTTGCACGGCGGGGCATGTTCGAAGGTGTCTCGTTCGCCGTGCGGGCTGGCGAGGTTGTCGGCATGTACGGCATCATCGGCGCCGGGCGCACGAAGGTCGCGGAGGCGCTCTATGGCCTTGCGCCAGCCGATGCCGGCGCAATCCGTGTCGACGGCAAGCCCGCGCGGATCCGCTCCCCCGCGCAGGCGCTCGCCGCCGGCATCGCTATGTCGCCGGAGGATCGCCACCTGCAGGGCCTCGTTCCCATGCTGTCGGTGGGCGAGAATTTGTCCCTCAGCTCGCTGCGCCAAATGAGCAGCCTCGGTTTCGTTCTCCGCGGCGCTGAGCGCGATGCTGTCGCGCGCTTCCTAAAGCAACTTCTTGTGCGCGCGGCTTCGCCTTCGCAAGAAGTCTCCTCGCTCTCCGGCGGCAACCAGCAGAAGGTCGTCATCGCCCGATCGCTCATGCCGCAACCGAAAGTCCTCATCCTCGATGAGCCCACCCGCGGGGTCGACGTCGTGGCCAAAGCGGAGGTGCACGCCACGATCGACCGACTGGCCCAGCAGGGCCTTGCGGTGCTGCTCATCTCCTCGGAGCTCCCGGAGATCCTTGGTATGAGCGACCGCATTCTGGTGATGCGCGACGGCACGATCGTCGGCGAAGTCGCAAGAGCAACGGCGAGCGAGGAGCAGCTCGTCGCGATGGCGGCAGGGGCTAGTCATGGATAG
- a CDS encoding type IV secretion system protein VirD4, translating to MLLNTIVHDLHRTCLRLVVAIAPLVIWYPAWGMADDLWRSLLISMQESGIAPGAASYRLAYGAWPTAALFGPALVMALILGLRRFGAALPMTAIAAVTGMAAATLLTGWHEGARLLGLRPAYSWINILRVANFNIGFASALGFLATCIGIRVLRGQPLRAHGVKPLQRAKTDTFGHAAWMPVKEASVLFDASREQLGGVVVGEAYRVDQDPGAVRRAFDPRNRATWGKGGTAPLLVFDLGWGGTHGLVFAGSGSYKTVSTCVPTLLTYRGPTVTLDPSSELAPMLTPARTAMGRRVISIDPASREGSFNALDWLDPSSALIHGDVRAVVDWICGEKPAATSSSQNTGKAFFEGRGKAMVEALLSDIVLDPELQPGKRNLVTLAARLALPEDGMREELDRIHEHSQSPRARHLAGQLMQLVAETFSGVYGSMSEQTEWLANPGYAALVSGSSFTTADLVAGDIDLFINIPMKVLEATPALARVVVGALLNAVYEADGHLPGGRVVFLLDEVARLGFMSSLARARDAGRKYGITLVMLYQSEGQLREQWGEGGKASWFESASWRAYAAIGSLEQARAVSEACGEHGVILSSQSTNRGNSARLLETGTATSGVSEQLSERGRRLATVSEILADTRADEQFVFVHGRKPLRCGRAIYFRRPEMVSLVAANRFAPRSRPSSSTRTS from the coding sequence ATGCTCCTGAACACCATCGTCCACGATCTCCACCGCACCTGCCTTCGGCTCGTCGTCGCGATTGCCCCACTGGTCATCTGGTATCCGGCCTGGGGCATGGCCGACGATCTATGGCGCTCCCTGCTGATCTCGATGCAAGAGAGCGGCATCGCGCCCGGTGCCGCATCGTATCGCCTCGCCTATGGGGCCTGGCCGACGGCTGCCCTCTTCGGGCCGGCGCTCGTGATGGCGTTGATCCTTGGCCTGCGCCGCTTCGGTGCCGCCCTCCCCATGACCGCGATCGCCGCCGTCACCGGCATGGCGGCAGCGACGCTGCTGACGGGTTGGCATGAGGGCGCTCGCCTCCTCGGCCTTCGGCCGGCCTACTCGTGGATCAACATCCTGCGCGTCGCCAATTTCAATATCGGCTTCGCCTCCGCGCTCGGTTTCCTCGCGACCTGCATCGGCATTCGCGTCCTGCGCGGCCAGCCGCTGCGTGCACATGGCGTGAAGCCCTTGCAACGCGCCAAGACCGACACCTTCGGGCACGCCGCCTGGATGCCGGTCAAGGAGGCATCCGTCCTGTTCGATGCGTCGCGCGAGCAGCTCGGCGGCGTCGTGGTCGGCGAGGCCTACCGGGTCGACCAGGATCCTGGCGCTGTGCGCCGTGCCTTCGATCCTCGCAACCGTGCCACCTGGGGCAAGGGCGGCACGGCGCCGCTCCTCGTATTCGATCTCGGCTGGGGCGGCACTCACGGTCTCGTCTTCGCCGGCTCCGGCTCCTACAAGACCGTCTCGACCTGCGTGCCGACGCTTCTCACCTATCGCGGACCGACCGTCACCCTCGACCCCTCCTCCGAGCTCGCGCCGATGCTGACGCCGGCGCGCACCGCCATGGGCCGTCGCGTCATCTCGATTGATCCTGCAAGCCGCGAGGGCAGCTTCAATGCCCTCGACTGGCTCGATCCTTCGTCCGCACTGATCCATGGCGATGTGCGTGCCGTCGTCGATTGGATCTGCGGCGAGAAGCCGGCGGCGACCAGCTCGTCCCAAAATACCGGAAAGGCCTTCTTCGAAGGCCGCGGCAAGGCCATGGTCGAGGCGCTGCTGTCCGATATCGTCCTCGATCCCGAGCTTCAACCCGGCAAGCGCAACCTGGTGACGCTCGCCGCCCGCCTCGCCCTCCCCGAGGACGGCATGCGCGAAGAGCTCGACCGCATCCACGAGCACTCGCAATCTCCGCGCGCCCGACATCTCGCCGGCCAGCTCATGCAGCTCGTCGCCGAGACCTTCTCCGGCGTCTATGGCAGCATGAGCGAACAGACCGAATGGCTCGCCAATCCGGGCTATGCCGCGCTCGTCTCCGGAAGCAGCTTCACCACCGCCGATCTCGTCGCCGGCGACATCGATCTCTTCATCAATATTCCCATGAAGGTGCTCGAGGCGACGCCGGCGCTCGCCCGCGTCGTCGTCGGCGCGCTCCTCAACGCCGTTTATGAAGCCGACGGTCATCTGCCCGGAGGCCGCGTCGTCTTCCTCCTCGACGAGGTCGCGCGCCTCGGCTTCATGTCCTCGCTGGCGCGTGCCCGGGACGCCGGCCGCAAATACGGCATCACCCTGGTCATGCTCTATCAGTCCGAAGGCCAGCTGCGCGAGCAATGGGGCGAGGGCGGCAAGGCGTCCTGGTTCGAATCCGCCTCCTGGCGGGCCTATGCCGCCATCGGCTCGCTCGAACAGGCCCGCGCCGTCTCCGAAGCCTGCGGCGAGCATGGCGTGATCTTGAGTTCGCAGAGCACCAATCGTGGCAATAGCGCGAGGCTGCTCGAGACCGGCACCGCCACCTCGGGCGTCTCGGAGCAGCTATCGGAGCGCGGCCGTCGCCTCGCGACGGTCTCAGAGATCCTGGCCGACACACGTGCCGACGAGCAGTTCGTGTTCGTGCACGGCCGCAAGCCTCTGCGCTGCGGCCGCGCCATCTACTTCCGCCGCCCGGAGATGGTGAGCCTGGTCGCTGCCAACCGCTTCGCGCCCCGGTCAAGGCCGAGCTCGTCAACCAGGACCTCGTGA
- a CDS encoding transcriptional regulator, GntR family produces MDLDLSTDLASTGDPLAEQIARAIEEDIVFGRLKPGQKLPEEDLAERFAASRHQVREGLARLSRMGIVTKERNRGVSVRRFSVDEVRQIYEVREILQRQAALRIPLPVDEPKITALAAINDDYERAVAAGDLRRIHAANDLFHLEIFRLCGNERLLSLVKHYMDLTYAVRAAGFSDPENLETSRRHHRIMIRLLRGKDSWALAQICVDHIQPTKTQYLAVLDDRETMNDLP; encoded by the coding sequence ATGGACCTCGACCTCTCGACCGATCTCGCTTCAACCGGCGATCCTCTCGCCGAGCAGATCGCCCGAGCCATCGAGGAGGACATTGTCTTCGGTCGCCTGAAGCCAGGCCAAAAGCTTCCCGAAGAGGACCTTGCGGAGCGCTTTGCGGCGTCCCGTCACCAGGTCCGCGAAGGTCTCGCCCGGCTATCACGCATGGGGATCGTCACGAAGGAGCGCAACCGAGGCGTATCGGTACGCCGATTTTCTGTCGACGAAGTGCGTCAGATCTACGAGGTACGGGAGATCTTGCAGCGCCAGGCAGCACTGCGCATTCCGCTGCCCGTCGATGAACCCAAAATCACCGCGCTCGCCGCCATCAACGACGACTACGAAAGAGCGGTCGCGGCCGGGGACCTGCGGCGCATTCACGCCGCCAACGATCTCTTCCATTTGGAGATCTTCCGCCTGTGCGGGAACGAACGTCTTCTATCTCTGGTCAAGCACTACATGGACTTGACCTACGCGGTCCGTGCCGCCGGCTTCTCAGACCCGGAGAACCTCGAGACGTCGCGGCGCCACCACCGCATCATGATCCGCCTTCTGCGCGGCAAAGACTCCTGGGCATTGGCCCAAATTTGCGTCGATCATATTCAGCCGACCAAGACGCAGTATCTTGCCGTGCTGGACGACCGCGAGACGATGAACGATCTGCCGTGA
- a CDS encoding integration host factor subunit beta: MRAGSGLHHSDAEIAVDAVLEAIANALANGNRVGIRGFGVFSAKERRSRVGRNPRTGQHVPVARKLVPMFRASKEIREALNPHEV, encoded by the coding sequence ATGCGGGCCGGTTCCGGCCTCCATCACAGCGACGCCGAAATCGCTGTCGATGCTGTTCTCGAAGCAATTGCCAATGCTCTCGCCAACGGCAACCGCGTCGGGATCAGAGGCTTCGGAGTATTCTCGGCCAAGGAGCGACGCTCGCGCGTCGGGCGCAATCCCCGCACCGGCCAGCACGTGCCCGTTGCCAGGAAACTCGTCCCAATGTTCAGGGCGAGCAAAGAAATACGCGAGGCGCTCAATCCGCATGAGGTCTGA
- a CDS encoding Predicted nuclease of the RNAse H fold, HicB family: MRYPIAIEPGTETTAFSVVVPDLPGCFSAGDTLDEAVAGAEEAAAAWIDASLDAGEAIPAPSSLEAVSRNPDYAGWTFGIITLDPALLDDTIERVNITLPRRVLKRLDALARAAGESRSGYITHLTLEERRG; encoded by the coding sequence ATGCGCTACCCCATTGCTATCGAACCTGGGACCGAAACTACAGCCTTCAGCGTCGTCGTTCCCGATCTGCCAGGATGCTTCTCGGCTGGGGATACCCTGGACGAGGCCGTTGCCGGCGCTGAAGAAGCAGCCGCCGCCTGGATCGATGCAAGCCTGGACGCGGGCGAGGCCATCCCGGCACCGTCCAGCTTGGAAGCGGTAAGCCGGAACCCCGACTACGCGGGGTGGACCTTCGGCATCATCACCTTGGACCCTGCACTGCTCGACGACACCATCGAGCGCGTGAACATCACGCTCCCGCGCCGCGTGCTGAAGCGCCTCGATGCACTTGCTCGAGCTGCCGGCGAAAGCCGCTCCGGCTACATCACGCATCTGACGCTGGAAGAACGGCGTGGCTGA
- a CDS encoding Single-strand binding protein family protein: MRNIAEFQIIGRVGQIKTVGSTVRVSLAANYPFKDKAGEWKDSTHWNEVTIFQDSMRGYVQKHLGKGDLVHARGRIKQNSYVKDDETRFTVDLICMDISRLAKPSEATEGEAE; encoded by the coding sequence ATGAGGAACATCGCGGAATTCCAGATCATCGGCCGGGTCGGTCAGATCAAGACGGTAGGCTCCACAGTCAGGGTGTCGCTGGCGGCGAACTACCCCTTCAAGGACAAGGCCGGTGAGTGGAAGGACAGCACCCATTGGAACGAGGTCACGATCTTCCAGGACAGCATGCGCGGCTACGTCCAGAAGCATCTGGGGAAGGGCGACCTGGTTCACGCCCGCGGCCGGATCAAGCAGAACTCCTACGTGAAGGACGACGAGACCCGCTTCACCGTCGACCTGATCTGCATGGACATCTCGCGACTGGCGAAGCCCTCGGAGGCCACTGAAGGCGAAGCAGAGTGA
- a CDS encoding Predicted RNA binding protein YcfA, dsRBD-like fold, HicA-like mRNA interferase family (manually curated), translated as MKSADIIRELKAAGWVLDRVRGSHHVFKHPDRPGHVVVPHPKKDLGVGLIAAIRKQAGL; from the coding sequence ATGAAGAGCGCGGACATCATCCGTGAATTGAAGGCGGCTGGCTGGGTCTTGGACCGCGTTCGCGGCTCGCACCACGTCTTTAAGCATCCCGATCGCCCCGGTCACGTTGTGGTGCCGCACCCAAAGAAGGATCTCGGCGTCGGTCTGATCGCCGCGATCCGCAAGCAAGCTGGCCTATAG
- a CDS encoding Conjugal transfer protein TraD, producing MARTSLAERMSRLGQQKARIAEQEARIKTDERKARTRRLIEAGGLVEKAGLLHLDANALYGALLSLSSSAKNTARVTEWAKAGGHVFDREAKARDAGREPLTVTFAGALPTTFTTRLRGAGLRWNKVLQHWEGLAEHAVVAALADEHGGTVHRVRPPGEREKIAAAE from the coding sequence ATGGCGCGCACGTCGCTCGCCGAGCGCATGAGCCGGCTCGGGCAGCAGAAGGCACGGATCGCCGAGCAGGAAGCTCGCATCAAGACCGATGAGCGCAAAGCTCGTACCCGCCGCCTGATCGAAGCCGGCGGTCTCGTCGAAAAGGCCGGCCTCCTCCATCTCGACGCCAACGCTCTCTATGGCGCGCTTCTGTCGCTATCGTCGAGCGCCAAGAATACGGCGCGCGTCACCGAATGGGCGAAAGCTGGCGGCCATGTCTTCGATCGCGAGGCCAAGGCGCGCGATGCCGGAAGGGAGCCGCTGACCGTCACCTTCGCCGGCGCGCTACCCACGACCTTCACCACGCGCCTGCGCGGGGCGGGCTTGCGCTGGAACAAGGTCCTGCAGCATTGGGAAGGACTTGCCGAGCACGCGGTCGTTGCCGCGCTTGCCGACGAGCATGGCGGCACGGTCCATCGCGTGCGTCCGCCTGGCGAGCGGGAGAAGATAGCAGCCGCTGAGTGA
- a CDS encoding Single-strand binding protein family protein → MRNIAEFQIIGRVGQIKTVGSTVRVSLAANYPFKDKAGEWKDSTHWNEVTIFQDSMRGYVQKHLGKGDLVHARGRIKQNSYVKDDETRFTVDLICMEISRLAQASEAAED, encoded by the coding sequence ATGAGGAACATCGCGGAATTCCAGATCATCGGCCGGGTCGGTCAGATCAAGACGGTAGGCTCCACAGTCAGGGTGTCGCTGGCGGCGAACTACCCCTTCAAGGACAAGGCCGGTGAGTGGAAGGACAGCACCCATTGGAACGAGGTCACGATCTTCCAGGACAGCATGCGCGGCTACGTCCAGAAGCATCTGGGGAAGGGCGACCTGGTTCACGCCCGCGGCCGGATCAAGCAGAACTCCTACGTGAAGGACGACGAGACCCGCTTCACCGTCGACCTGATCTGCATGGAGATCTCGCGACTGGCGCAGGCCTCGGAGGCCGCCGAAGACTGA